Proteins co-encoded in one Astatotilapia calliptera chromosome 18, fAstCal1.2, whole genome shotgun sequence genomic window:
- the LOC113010481 gene encoding tripartite motif-containing protein 16-like — translation MAQHMNQMDQTKFCCSVCLDLLKDPVTLPCGHSYCMNCIKSFWDEEEEKKIYSCPQCRRTFTARPVLVKNTMLADLVEELKKTGLQAAPADHCYAGPEDVACDVCTGRKMKAFKSCLVCLASYCEKHLQPHYDSPTFKKHKLVEPSKKLQENICSRHDEVMKMFCRTDQQSICYLCSVDEHKGHDTVSAAAERTERQRELEVSRQNIQQRIQDREKDVKLLQQEVEAINQSADQTVEHSEKSFTELIHLIPKRSSDVKQQIRSQQETEVSRVKELQEKLEQEITELKRKDAELKQLSHTEDHIQFLHNYPSLSALSESTDSSSINIRPLSYFEDVTAAVSEVRDKLQDILREERTNISLTVTEVDVLVPDPPAEPKTRAEFLKYSRNITLDPNTANKLLLLSEGNRKATAVIQQQSYSDHPDRFTWWFQVLSRESLTGRCYWEVEWRGEGVCVAVAYKNISRKGESRPHSLSRSMLDCWFTIIMETQLS, via the exons ATGGCACAgcacatgaatcaaatggaTCAAACAAAATTCTGCTGTTCAGtctgtttggatctactgaaggatccggtgactcttccctgtggacacagctactgcatgaactgtattaaaagcttctgggatgaagaggaagagaagaaaatctacagctgccctcagtgccGGAGGACTTTCACAGCGAGGCCTGTCCTGGTGAAAAACACCATGTTAGCAGATTtagtggaggagctgaagaagactggactccaagctgctcctgctgatcactgctatgctggacctgaagatgtggcctgtgatgtctgcactggaagaaaaatgaaagcctTCAAGTCCTGTTTAGTCTGTCTGGCAtcttactgtgagaaacacctTCAGCCTCATTATGATTCACCTACATTcaagaaacacaagctggtggagccctccaagaagctccaggagaacatctgctctcgtcatgatgaggtgatgaagatgttctgccgtactgatcagcagagtatctgttatctctgctctgtggatgaacataaaggccacgacacagtctcagctgcagcagaaaggactgagaggcagagagagctggaggtgagtcgacaaaacatccagcagagaatccaggacagagagaaagatgtgaagctgcttcaacaggaggtggaggccatcaatcagtctgctgatcaaacagtggagcacagtgagaagagcttcactgagctgatccatCTCATCCCgaaaagaagctctgatgtgaagcagcagatcagatcccagcaggaaactgaagtgagtcgagtcaaagagcttcaggagaagctggagcaggagatcactgagctgaagaggaaagatgctgagctgaagcagctctcacacacagaggatcacatccagtttctacacaactacccctcactgtcagcactcagtgagtctacagactcatccagcatcaatatccgtcctctgagctactttgaggatgtgacagcagctgtgtcagaggtcagagataaactacaggacattctgagagaggaacggacaaacatctcactgacagtcactgaagtggatgttTTAGTGCCAGATCCACCAgcagagccaaagaccagagctgaaTTCTTAAAATATTCGCGTAACatcacactggatccaaacacagcaaacaaactGCTGTTATTATCAGAGGGGAACAGAAAAGCAACAGCAGTGATTCAACAACAGTCTtattctgatcatccagacagattcactTGGTGGTTTCAGGTTCTGAGTAGAGAGAGTCTGACTggacgttgttactgggaggtggagtggagagggGAAGGAGTTTGTGTAGCAGTCGCATACAAGAATATCAGCAGAAAAGGAG agtccagaccacattcactcagccgctctatgctggaCTGTTGGTTTACTATAATTATGGAGACACAGCTGAGTTGA